The following are encoded in a window of Kitasatospora fiedleri genomic DNA:
- a CDS encoding response regulator yields MILRAEDDLEVVGEAADGEQAVRLALELRPDVVLMDVRMPRLDGVAATRRVVAAGAGQVLVLTTFDLDEYLWGALRAGAAGFLLKDLEAEALVDGVRAVARGDGMLAPSVTRRLIAFFARPGGPGPAAPAGAAEPAELTPREREVLGRLGAGLSNAEIAARLHTAEATTKTHVSRTLAKLGLRSRVQAAILAREPGVPGPGER; encoded by the coding sequence ATGATCCTGCGCGCGGAGGACGACCTGGAGGTGGTCGGCGAGGCCGCCGACGGCGAGCAGGCCGTCCGGCTGGCCCTGGAACTGCGGCCCGACGTGGTGCTGATGGACGTCCGGATGCCCCGGCTGGACGGCGTCGCGGCGACCCGGCGGGTGGTCGCCGCCGGGGCCGGGCAGGTGCTGGTGCTCACCACCTTCGACCTGGACGAGTACCTGTGGGGCGCGCTGCGGGCCGGCGCCGCCGGGTTCCTGCTCAAGGACCTGGAGGCCGAGGCGCTGGTCGACGGCGTCCGGGCGGTGGCCCGCGGCGACGGGATGCTCGCGCCGTCCGTCACCCGGCGGCTGATCGCCTTCTTCGCCCGGCCGGGCGGGCCCGGCCCGGCGGCTCCGGCGGGCGCCGCGGAGCCGGCGGAGCTGACGCCCCGGGAGCGGGAGGTGCTGGGCCGCCTCGGGGCGGGCCTGTCCAACGCCGAGATCGCCGCCCGGCTGCACACCGCCGAGGCCACCACCAAGACGCACGTCAGCCGGACACTGGCCAAGCTCGGCCTGCGCAGCCGGGTGCAGGCGGCGATCCTCGCCCGGGAGCCGGGGGTGCCCGGCCCGGGGGAGCGGTGA